From a region of the Spirochaetota bacterium genome:
- a CDS encoding NAD(P)(+) transhydrogenase (Re/Si-specific) subunit beta: MTEPTTIASDLMIIVLLFAGIYQFRFPRAARFGNLTAAVALGCAAGLVLYRNGVEDPAIVAAAVAAGSAAGWIVAAKVTMIQIPAMVAFQHGAGGVAALLISYIELTRAGAAVSSVGQVSGLLGMAIGAATFSGSMVAGGKLANKIKQTPVVFPAHNLMLAGLALAVAGAGFGVHYTTDPPAPFAVAMIALSIAFGIVFAVRIGGADMPVLISFLNAAAGLAAAFCGVIMQNRLLVVCGATVAASGSILTQVMCRAMNRSLGNIFIGIRNQAAAAQSATPAPPPKAPAEQGNREDAMAGAIGALAEAKSVIIIPGYGMALAQAQQKVKELYDLLERRGAEVKFAIHPVAGRMPGHMNVLLAEVDIPYDHLCEMEAINPEFSAADAVLVVGACDVVNPAAITAEGTPIYGMPILRADEARTVIVCNLDTRPGYSGVENTLYSRPNVNFLAGNAAETIARIIEGLRQ; this comes from the coding sequence ATGACCGAACCGACCACCATCGCAAGCGATCTCATGATAATCGTGCTGCTCTTCGCCGGCATATACCAGTTCAGGTTTCCCCGGGCGGCGCGCTTCGGCAACCTGACGGCCGCCGTCGCCCTGGGGTGCGCCGCGGGCCTGGTGCTGTACCGGAACGGCGTGGAGGACCCGGCGATCGTGGCGGCAGCCGTGGCAGCCGGCTCGGCCGCGGGATGGATCGTGGCCGCGAAGGTCACCATGATACAGATACCGGCCATGGTCGCGTTCCAGCACGGGGCCGGCGGCGTCGCCGCCTTACTCATCTCGTACATCGAGCTCACGCGCGCCGGCGCTGCGGTCAGCTCCGTGGGGCAGGTGTCGGGCCTCCTGGGCATGGCCATCGGCGCGGCCACCTTCAGCGGCAGCATGGTGGCCGGCGGCAAGCTCGCCAATAAGATAAAGCAGACCCCCGTGGTGTTTCCGGCGCACAACCTGATGCTGGCGGGCCTGGCCCTCGCCGTCGCAGGCGCGGGATTCGGCGTTCATTACACCACCGATCCGCCCGCCCCCTTCGCCGTGGCCATGATCGCCCTTTCTATCGCCTTCGGAATCGTGTTCGCGGTGCGCATCGGCGGCGCCGACATGCCGGTCCTCATTTCGTTCCTCAACGCCGCTGCCGGGCTCGCTGCCGCCTTCTGCGGCGTCATCATGCAAAACAGGCTCCTGGTGGTCTGCGGCGCCACCGTGGCCGCTTCTGGCTCCATCCTTACCCAGGTCATGTGCCGGGCCATGAACCGGAGCCTCGGCAACATCTTTATCGGCATCCGCAATCAGGCGGCGGCAGCGCAGAGCGCCACCCCGGCTCCCCCGCCGAAAGCGCCCGCGGAGCAGGGCAATCGCGAAGACGCCATGGCAGGGGCAATCGGCGCCCTGGCTGAGGCGAAGAGCGTCATCATCATACCGGGCTACGGGATGGCCCTTGCGCAGGCGCAGCAGAAGGTAAAGGAGCTCTATGACCTGCTGGAAAGGCGGGGCGCCGAAGTGAAGTTCGCCATCCATCCGGTGGCGGGAAGAATGCCGGGGCACATGAATGTGCTGCTGGCCGAGGTGGACATTCCCTACGATCATCTCTGCGAGATGGAAGCGATCAATCCCGAATTCTCCGCGGCCGATGCGGTCCTGGTGGTGGGCGCCTGCGACGTGGTGAATCCGGCAGCCATTACCGCCGAAGGGACCCCCATCTATGGCATGCCGATCCTCAGGGCCGACGAGGCCCGGACCGTGATCGTGTGCAACCTCGATACCAGGCCCGGCTATTCAGGCGTTGAGAATACCCTTTACTCCAGGCCGAATGTAAACTTTCTGGCCGGCAATGCCGCCGAAACGATAGCCCGCATCATCGAGGGACTGAGGCAGTGA
- a CDS encoding MBL fold metallo-hydrolase: protein MPASKRYRLMAAMKELYPGIFLVTERGGWGPMRPPMNIYILTGEQGLVYDAGYGTGGSVRYLVREIRSIEELCRGRGEACSITRVLPSHAHPDHFSGLCALRYELGLKILLTRMMTDTIGSREMYRESYRVDKERRNALARIAVERVIGPVVSRFYEALYGTRFIADPDEIVGEGAALDIGGRSWRVKASPGHSPDHISLYDEGSGILLGGDNVLRSVTTWLGPPKSDLDDYIRTLETIRDLPRLSVILGSHGSAVDNPRERIDEIIQWRRQRLDHVLEAVRKGGGAGISKDDVLRAIYRGEGMMKRYMADGWVDLSLRSLADDGRIREVSPGRYRACN from the coding sequence TTGCCAGCATCAAAGCGATATCGTCTCATGGCCGCCATGAAGGAACTGTATCCCGGCATATTCCTGGTCACGGAACGGGGCGGGTGGGGGCCCATGCGGCCTCCAATGAATATCTATATCCTGACCGGCGAACAGGGCCTGGTCTACGACGCCGGTTACGGCACCGGCGGGTCGGTACGATATCTCGTCCGTGAGATCCGGAGCATCGAGGAGCTCTGTCGTGGACGGGGAGAGGCCTGCTCCATCACCAGGGTCCTGCCGAGCCATGCCCACCCGGACCATTTCTCCGGCCTCTGCGCCCTCAGGTACGAGCTCGGCCTGAAGATACTGCTCACGAGGATGATGACGGACACCATCGGGTCACGGGAGATGTACCGGGAATCGTACCGGGTCGATAAGGAGCGGCGCAACGCCCTGGCTCGCATCGCCGTCGAGCGCGTCATCGGCCCCGTGGTGTCGCGTTTTTACGAGGCCCTGTACGGGACCCGGTTCATAGCCGATCCCGATGAGATCGTCGGCGAGGGCGCCGCGCTGGACATCGGCGGCAGGAGCTGGCGCGTCAAAGCGTCGCCGGGACATTCTCCGGACCACATCTCCCTTTACGACGAAGGGTCGGGTATTCTCCTGGGCGGCGACAACGTGCTCAGGAGCGTCACCACCTGGCTCGGCCCGCCAAAATCCGACCTGGACGACTACATCCGCACCCTGGAGACGATACGGGACCTGCCGCGCCTCAGCGTCATCCTGGGCTCCCACGGGAGCGCCGTGGACAATCCCCGGGAGCGCATCGATGAGATCATCCAATGGCGCAGGCAACGCCTTGACCATGTCCTTGAGGCGGTCAGGAAGGGCGGCGGCGCTGGCATCTCCAAGGATGATGTGCTGCGCGCCATCTACCGCGGTGAGGGAATGATGAAGCGCTACATGGCCGACGGCTGGGTCGACCTGTCCCTGCGCAGCCTCGCCGATGACGGGAGAATACGGGAGGTGTCTCCCGGAAGGTACAGGGCCTGCAATTAG
- a CDS encoding NAD(P) transhydrogenase subunit alpha, producing the protein MTELLIMMSVLAFSFIVGYLFISRVPPLLHTPLMSMTNAISAVTILGGLILFSVETTAAEKAVAAVALAMAAFNLVGGFVITARMTAMFRKK; encoded by the coding sequence ATGACAGAACTGCTGATTATGATGTCCGTGCTCGCTTTCTCGTTCATCGTCGGGTACCTGTTCATATCCCGGGTCCCGCCCCTTCTCCACACGCCCCTCATGTCCATGACCAACGCCATTTCCGCCGTCACGATACTGGGAGGGCTCATACTCTTCTCGGTGGAGACGACCGCCGCGGAGAAAGCGGTGGCCGCCGTGGCCCTCGCCATGGCGGCCTTCAACCTGGTGGGCGGCTTCGTGATCACGGCACGCATGACGGCCATGTTCAGGAAAAAATAA
- a CDS encoding aspartate aminotransferase family protein, with product MSLREYKKKNRAEKEAKLKLFGRHISHGQVRYLRCAHLDMHEDRRSGIKFIEKETGRPIIDAFSSAGCFNVGRGNPYVIEELAGAAREYDMGSALLLSPEKIEFAKKLVSICPGDLNKMLYAGSGADAIEGALKLALGATGRKEIISMDKAYHGHSGFTLSANGKDYYKEMFRPLMPDFRFVHHGDLGEVKKVASRNTAAIILEPVQGEGGIHVATAEYLRGLRGLCDDLGIMLLFDEVQTGFCRTGKFWGSEHSGVVPDIMMVAKSIGGGVYPNAALVYRDIPLLTGFVNKNPFFHVSSGGGTDLGCRVSSKVIDYLVENKVWENAARAGKRFKDGLNEITSENPRIVKEVRGQGLMIGVEYQYEFIGALMADCLAREGVWAVFSGNAPQVMRFQIPIMVTMEEIEDLLVRIRKAVRRMKPYLVIFFPMARIPFIRMMLDNMHVQIKAFNFLRDLEELFS from the coding sequence ATGAGCCTTCGTGAATACAAAAAGAAGAACAGGGCTGAAAAGGAAGCAAAGCTGAAGCTGTTCGGCAGGCACATCTCGCACGGACAGGTCCGCTATCTGAGATGCGCGCACCTTGACATGCACGAGGACCGCAGGTCGGGGATCAAATTCATCGAAAAAGAGACCGGAAGGCCGATCATCGACGCGTTTTCCTCCGCCGGATGCTTTAACGTCGGCAGGGGAAACCCGTATGTCATCGAAGAGCTCGCCGGCGCCGCCAGGGAGTATGACATGGGGAGCGCGCTCCTGCTCTCCCCCGAGAAGATAGAATTCGCCAAAAAGCTGGTTTCGATCTGCCCGGGCGACCTGAATAAAATGCTCTATGCCGGCAGCGGGGCCGACGCCATAGAGGGCGCCCTCAAGCTCGCCCTTGGCGCCACCGGACGGAAAGAGATCATCTCGATGGATAAGGCCTATCACGGCCATTCCGGCTTTACCCTTTCGGCGAACGGCAAGGACTATTACAAGGAAATGTTCCGGCCCCTCATGCCCGATTTCAGGTTTGTCCATCATGGCGACCTCGGCGAGGTGAAGAAGGTAGCGTCGCGGAACACGGCCGCGATCATTCTCGAGCCGGTGCAGGGGGAGGGGGGGATCCACGTGGCGACCGCCGAATATCTCAGGGGACTGCGTGGGCTCTGCGATGATCTCGGGATCATGCTGCTCTTCGACGAGGTGCAGACCGGGTTCTGCCGTACCGGGAAGTTCTGGGGCTCCGAGCACTCCGGCGTCGTGCCCGACATCATGATGGTGGCCAAGTCGATAGGCGGCGGCGTATACCCGAACGCCGCGCTTGTCTACCGCGATATCCCGCTCCTGACCGGTTTTGTGAACAAGAACCCGTTTTTCCACGTGTCCTCGGGCGGGGGCACGGACCTCGGGTGCCGCGTATCCTCGAAGGTCATCGATTACCTGGTAGAAAACAAAGTTTGGGAAAACGCGGCGCGGGCCGGCAAGCGGTTCAAGGATGGACTGAACGAGATCACCAGCGAGAACCCCAGGATCGTGAAGGAGGTCCGCGGCCAGGGCCTGATGATCGGCGTTGAATATCAGTACGAATTTATCGGCGCTCTCATGGCGGACTGCCTCGCGCGGGAAGGGGTATGGGCGGTCTTTTCCGGGAACGCCCCCCAGGTCATGCGCTTTCAGATCCCGATCATGGTCACCATGGAGGAGATCGAGGACCTCCTGGTGCGGATACGCAAGGCGGTGAGGAGGATGAAACCGTACCTGGTGATCTTTTTCCCCATGGCGAGAATCCCGTTCATCAGGATGATGCTCGACAACATGCATGTTCAGATAAAGGCGTTCAATTTCCTGAGGGATCTCGAAGAGTTATTCTCATAA
- a CDS encoding NAD(P) transhydrogenase subunit alpha produces MNFKGLIVGIPKEIMEHEFRVAAIPDTVKKLVAQDARVVIESGAGAGAHFSDDEYRSAGAEIEPDCEKIYAAADIILKVKEPVFNEARGRHEVSMMRKGQVLISFLHPASPVNHRMIRDLAKQGVTGLTLDGIPRITRAQAMDALTSMSTVAGYKSIIMAAGVFTRFLPMIGTAVGVIQPAQVFVIGAGVAGLQAIATAKRLGAVVTAADVRPDAIEQARSLGVKVVETGVPPEVAIGRGGYAQHLSDEWISKERQAIREAVAASDILILTALVPGRIAPMLVTGDMVKSMRPGSVIVDISIDQGGNCELTKFGETAVEHGVTIFGTKNIPGSVPTSSTWMFANNILNFVQYVVKDGAISLDRSDEIIASSLTAIDGEIVHAGALEAMAEVK; encoded by the coding sequence ATGAACTTTAAAGGCCTGATCGTAGGGATACCAAAAGAGATCATGGAACATGAATTCAGGGTGGCGGCCATCCCCGACACCGTGAAAAAGCTCGTCGCCCAGGACGCCCGGGTGGTGATCGAGTCGGGGGCCGGCGCCGGCGCTCACTTCTCCGACGATGAATACCGGTCGGCTGGCGCGGAGATAGAGCCCGATTGCGAAAAAATCTATGCCGCGGCGGACATCATACTGAAAGTCAAGGAGCCCGTCTTCAACGAGGCCAGGGGCCGGCACGAGGTCTCCATGATGAGGAAGGGCCAGGTCCTCATCAGCTTTCTCCACCCCGCGTCGCCGGTCAACCACCGGATGATCCGCGACCTCGCAAAGCAGGGCGTCACCGGGCTCACCCTCGACGGCATACCGCGGATAACGCGCGCCCAGGCCATGGACGCGCTCACCTCCATGAGCACCGTGGCGGGATATAAGAGCATCATCATGGCCGCCGGGGTCTTTACCCGGTTCCTCCCCATGATCGGCACCGCGGTCGGCGTGATACAGCCGGCCCAGGTCTTCGTGATCGGCGCCGGCGTTGCCGGTCTCCAGGCCATCGCCACCGCCAAGCGGCTCGGCGCCGTCGTTACCGCCGCGGACGTGCGGCCCGACGCCATCGAGCAGGCGAGGAGCCTGGGCGTGAAGGTGGTCGAAACCGGTGTTCCCCCCGAGGTCGCCATCGGCCGCGGCGGCTACGCCCAGCACCTGTCCGACGAATGGATCTCGAAGGAGCGGCAGGCGATCCGCGAGGCGGTGGCCGCATCCGATATCCTCATCCTCACCGCCCTCGTGCCGGGAAGGATCGCGCCCATGCTGGTGACAGGGGACATGGTAAAATCCATGCGTCCCGGCTCCGTGATTGTCGACATCTCCATCGACCAGGGAGGCAACTGCGAGCTGACGAAGTTCGGCGAGACCGCGGTGGAGCACGGCGTCACCATCTTCGGCACAAAGAACATCCCGGGCTCCGTGCCGACGAGCTCCACCTGGATGTTCGCGAACAACATACTCAATTTCGTGCAGTACGTCGTAAAAGACGGCGCCATCAGCCTCGACCGCTCGGACGAGATCATCGCGTCGTCTCTCACAGCCATCGACGGGGAGATCGTGCACGCGGGCGCCCTCGAGGCGATGGCCGAAGTAAAGTAA
- a CDS encoding insulinase family protein — translation MKRTMLIPAFILAAMIAADPGHGAIRDAGEYLKKNVVTKKLSNGITVILLNRGYAPVLAFEISFRVGSVEESYRTMGAAHLLEHMLFKGTETIGTRDWGRERAIQGRMEAVGETIDRLKLTDPKNARLPALESELKRLQKEQAALVVSTPYDAIYAENGGVGFNASTSKDKTGYYIQLPASKLEMWAKMESERLISPVLREFYLERNNVLQERLMHYDSIGTGLIYERFMATALVAHPYRHPIIGWRSNIPFLSIEDVRKFYRDNYVPSRMTITIVGMQDTARTVEVLEKYFGAIEERPAPAPVTVKEPRQTGERRFTMAFEANPYLIIGWHKPAFPSTDDLACEVIGEMLTGGKSSRLYRALVLEKKIASSVSAWNGAPGSRYDNLFTIFATPRQPHTAEELERAIYDEMGRFFEDVSEAELRKVINGIESGVVFDLETNKGIAGILSYYQTIYGSWKYAADYLAMIKKVSIKDVKAMKDRYFTESNRTVGILVDSRVAGGKK, via the coding sequence ATGAAAAGGACCATGCTGATACCGGCGTTCATACTTGCCGCAATGATTGCCGCTGACCCGGGCCACGGCGCCATCCGGGACGCCGGCGAATACCTGAAAAAGAACGTGGTGACGAAAAAGCTCTCAAACGGCATCACCGTGATTCTCCTCAACCGCGGGTATGCGCCGGTACTGGCTTTCGAGATTTCCTTTCGCGTCGGATCGGTGGAGGAAAGCTACCGCACCATGGGCGCCGCCCACCTGCTGGAGCACATGCTCTTCAAGGGGACCGAGACCATCGGCACCAGGGACTGGGGCAGGGAGCGGGCCATCCAGGGAAGGATGGAGGCCGTTGGGGAGACCATCGACCGCCTGAAGCTCACCGACCCGAAGAACGCGCGCCTGCCGGCCCTGGAATCCGAGCTGAAGCGCCTCCAGAAGGAACAGGCGGCGCTGGTCGTGAGCACGCCCTACGACGCCATCTACGCGGAGAACGGCGGAGTCGGATTCAACGCCTCGACCTCCAAGGACAAGACCGGTTATTATATCCAGCTGCCGGCGTCGAAGCTGGAGATGTGGGCGAAGATGGAATCGGAGCGCCTCATCAGCCCGGTGCTGCGGGAATTCTACCTGGAGCGAAACAACGTGCTCCAGGAGCGGCTCATGCATTACGACTCCATCGGCACCGGTCTTATCTATGAAAGATTCATGGCCACGGCGCTCGTCGCCCATCCGTACCGGCACCCCATCATCGGATGGCGGTCCAATATTCCCTTTCTGTCGATCGAGGATGTGCGGAAATTTTACCGCGACAACTACGTCCCGTCCCGCATGACCATCACCATCGTGGGGATGCAGGACACGGCGCGCACCGTCGAGGTGCTGGAAAAATATTTCGGCGCCATTGAGGAGCGCCCCGCCCCGGCCCCGGTGACCGTGAAGGAGCCGAGGCAGACCGGTGAGCGGCGCTTCACCATGGCCTTCGAGGCGAACCCCTATCTCATCATCGGCTGGCACAAGCCCGCGTTCCCGTCGACCGACGACCTGGCCTGCGAGGTCATCGGCGAGATGCTCACCGGTGGGAAATCGTCCCGCCTCTACCGGGCCCTGGTGCTGGAGAAGAAGATCGCCTCGTCGGTGAGCGCCTGGAACGGCGCCCCGGGGTCGCGCTACGACAATCTCTTCACCATCTTCGCGACGCCGCGGCAGCCCCACACGGCGGAGGAGCTCGAGCGGGCCATCTATGACGAGATGGGCCGCTTCTTCGAGGACGTCTCGGAAGCGGAGCTGCGCAAGGTGATCAACGGCATCGAGTCGGGGGTCGTCTTCGATCTCGAGACGAACAAGGGTATCGCCGGCATCCTGAGCTACTACCAGACCATATACGGCAGCTGGAAATACGCGGCCGATTATCTTGCCATGATAAAGAAAGTCTCCATCAAGGACGTGAAAGCCATGAAGGACAGGTATTTTACTGAATCAAACAGGACCGTGGGCATACTCGTGGACAGCCGCGTCGCCGGAGGTAAAAAATGA
- a CDS encoding aspartate aminotransferase family protein: MNVKRVNKQSLMRTAEQVFSKGLVAALAEKGLDVLEGERAGVILCDTDGKSYIDCYTSAGIYNLGRNNEELRSELEASVRKVDQGNFIMLSEEKALLGQKLARFVPGNLESVLYTVVRGEPVDAACKLARGHTGRPELVTVDGGWYGQTGFAVTLSERTGKGMFGALIPAVATVPFGDIGAMKRAVSRKTAAVIMEPVQAENGCRRAGAEYYRELRRICDRKGAFLIFDETQTGFGRTGKKFAYEHYDIVPDILILGEAMSGGVFPMTALMFTIKTRKFFDAHPLIHMCTFGGHDIGCRVAMKALDLYEETKPWESAVLMGEKLHAALSGIAAGTHGKVSVSGIGLLQALLFRDDATAARFCREARKIGLLAVQGEVAANSVVFRPSLTIDIDGIAEIELRVRRAMAKVL, encoded by the coding sequence ATGAATGTGAAACGTGTTAATAAACAATCACTGATGAGAACGGCCGAGCAGGTTTTCTCGAAGGGCCTGGTGGCGGCCCTTGCCGAAAAAGGCCTTGATGTACTTGAAGGAGAAAGGGCGGGCGTCATCCTGTGCGATACCGACGGGAAGAGCTATATCGATTGCTACACCTCGGCCGGGATCTACAACCTGGGGCGCAATAACGAAGAGCTGCGCTCGGAGTTGGAGGCCTCGGTCCGGAAGGTCGACCAGGGCAATTTCATCATGCTTTCCGAGGAGAAGGCGCTTCTCGGTCAGAAACTTGCCCGGTTTGTTCCCGGGAACCTGGAGTCGGTCCTGTACACGGTGGTGCGCGGCGAGCCGGTCGATGCCGCCTGCAAGCTTGCCCGGGGACACACCGGCCGGCCGGAGCTTGTAACGGTCGACGGAGGATGGTACGGGCAGACCGGCTTCGCGGTAACCCTGTCTGAGCGGACCGGTAAGGGAATGTTCGGGGCGCTTATTCCCGCGGTGGCGACGGTCCCCTTCGGTGACATTGGCGCCATGAAGAGGGCCGTTTCGCGGAAGACCGCGGCGGTCATCATGGAGCCTGTACAGGCGGAGAATGGCTGCCGCCGGGCCGGCGCGGAATATTACCGTGAGCTGCGCAGGATCTGCGATAGAAAGGGAGCGTTCCTGATATTCGACGAGACCCAGACCGGTTTCGGAAGGACGGGAAAAAAGTTCGCCTACGAGCATTACGATATCGTGCCGGACATCCTTATCCTTGGTGAAGCCATGAGCGGCGGCGTGTTCCCCATGACGGCCCTCATGTTTACCATCAAGACCAGGAAGTTTTTTGACGCGCACCCCCTGATTCACATGTGCACCTTCGGCGGGCACGACATCGGGTGCCGGGTCGCCATGAAGGCCCTGGACCTGTACGAGGAGACGAAGCCCTGGGAGAGCGCGGTCCTGATGGGCGAAAAGCTACACGCAGCCCTGTCCGGTATAGCCGCCGGAACTCACGGGAAGGTTTCCGTCAGCGGCATAGGCCTGCTGCAGGCGCTCCTGTTTAGGGATGATGCCACGGCGGCGCGGTTCTGCCGCGAAGCCCGCAAAATCGGTCTCCTGGCGGTCCAGGGCGAGGTGGCCGCGAACAGCGTGGTGTTCAGGCCCTCGCTGACGATCGATATAGACGGCATCGCGGAAATCGAATTACGCGTCCGCAGGGCGATGGCGAAGGTTCTGTAG
- a CDS encoding TetR/AcrR family transcriptional regulator — translation MPRKSVQEERRIQIYKALTRCLLKKSFSETSIKDIAKTAGVNHGVLHYYFKNKEDILLNYIDWVVVHYHDMYQEWVDSHSRRKIDKKAYLRDFAEFMMDRLSLDDTLSRVFVEIWEIAMYNKKVRLKLQNLYREWFRTIKQVIDHSFPRSAEAKKISLLLVPFSEGMSLFSVLMPKDEINPKELMMWMLNLIIGVMNKE, via the coding sequence ATGCCCCGGAAAAGCGTTCAGGAAGAGAGGCGGATACAGATTTACAAGGCGCTCACGAGATGCCTTCTTAAAAAATCATTCAGCGAAACATCCATCAAGGATATAGCGAAGACGGCCGGCGTCAACCACGGGGTCCTCCACTATTACTTCAAGAACAAGGAAGACATCTTGCTGAACTATATCGATTGGGTCGTGGTGCACTATCACGACATGTACCAGGAGTGGGTTGATTCGCACAGCAGGCGGAAGATCGACAAGAAGGCGTATTTGCGGGACTTCGCCGAGTTCATGATGGACCGCCTCTCCCTCGACGACACCCTGTCGCGCGTGTTCGTCGAGATATGGGAGATCGCCATGTACAATAAAAAGGTGCGCCTCAAGCTCCAGAACCTCTACCGGGAATGGTTCCGAACAATCAAGCAGGTGATCGACCATTCTTTTCCCCGTTCCGCCGAGGCCAAAAAAATCAGCCTTCTGCTCGTGCCTTTCAGCGAAGGCATGTCGCTCTTCTCGGTTCTGATGCCCAAGGACGAGATCAACCCGAAGGAACTCATGATGTGGATGCTCAATCTCATTATTGGCGTGATGAACAAGGAATGA
- a CDS encoding EF-hand domain-containing protein — MMKMFKIVFSVVVALVMFFGIDSSFAQKKDRPHMKCQERFKAMDVNKDGKVTFDEFKKVKHPHGNTKEVFKAKDKNNDGYLTMDELCAGKGPGTGKGKGKFNK; from the coding sequence ATGATGAAAATGTTCAAGATCGTTTTCTCTGTCGTAGTGGCTCTTGTGATGTTCTTTGGCATTGATTCTTCCTTTGCTCAAAAGAAGGATAGACCCCATATGAAATGCCAGGAGCGATTCAAGGCCATGGACGTGAACAAGGATGGAAAGGTCACTTTCGATGAATTCAAAAAGGTGAAGCATCCCCACGGCAATACCAAGGAAGTTTTCAAGGCAAAGGATAAAAACAACGATGGATACCTCACGATGGATGAGCTCTGCGCCGGCAAGGGACCCGGAACAGGCAAGGGGAAGGGGAAGTTCAATAAGTAG